TTTTTAAGATACCCTCTGCATGTGCTTACAGTGATACTCTGCCCAAATCTGCTTTGGCTGTGAAACACTCCTATTAATTCAACATATTGTGAAATATCTcacatttttgccaattttcttGTAGATGAGAAcattgataccactctcatgtctaTATGGTAAATATAAAGCTACAGCTCGCAGctggttagcctagcttagcataaagaccgGAAACAGCTGACACAAACCTAAGTGTAAGAATATTTTACAGGGGTTTAACAGGGGGTGGACATGTGCTGGACTATTTCTTGGCCGGAAGCAGTGACTTCCGAATGCCAGGCTATATATTCcagtttttatgctaagctaagctgctAGGCTGCTGGCAGcatgtagcttcatatttagtgtTCAAAGAGGAGAGTGGATTGTTCTTCTCATCTCactcctatcaataaagcaaataTTATATATTCCCTAACTTGCACTATGCCTTTAACATAGGTGTGGTCAGCTTTTATTCATGTCAGATACAATTATTGCTTCTTGATCAAGAATCAGCAGTTAAAGATGGTTAACAGTTGTAAAAACAACACTCGATACTGTGACTGTGTCAAATTCTTCACGGtcacattacattatataaaatCATATCTTAAGTTAGCTTACGTTAGCAATACTCAAACTACATAGCTAGCCAATATATAACTACATTAAGAGGAGTTAACCAAATGTCAGCCATGTTAGCTTCATCCATATTTCTGTTGTAAAACAGTTGCCGACATATTTTTAAGATGACATGAATTACCTTTAGCCAGAAAAAATCCAGGCTAAAGCTCTTTTCTTTATATTACCTCTGTTAGGGTACATACCGCACCAAAGTAACTTTTggtgttatgtatttatatacataGATATGATGTCTAGCATCCCAATAGAGAGAAGTACTGTAGCCATTGCTGTCAGCTTCTTGAAATTTCCTGACACCAAGAAACCACTTCACACTGTGGCCCTTGGCTAAACAGAactaagtttattttatttatcaatctTGTCTGACCTTGCAACAGAACTTTAGATCAGTCAATTGATTCGAAGCATATAAACTCCTTAAACCACAGTTGTAACAGTAAAATATTGCTAACTACAGGGCTTCTGTGTCACACTGCTTTTTCATCACCCCTTTTAAAACTCTGAAGTTtcaatttaagtattttattgcGCTGTATTTTAGTGAAATGTAACTGAACATACAAATAGTCTTCAGAGACAGATTATAGTGCAGGAGTGGTTTCTGTGGACGATTTTCCATTTTTCTACAGTGTGAAAAGCTTTTCATCTTTGGAAATCACTGTGGCCCACATGAATTCAAGCTGAACACAGCTGGTTTCTCTGTGAAAAAAGTAAACATCAAACCTTATTTAGCCACTTTCCAAGCCTACAAGTGGTGAGTGTTTCATAgtcaaatacatacatatagggGGCACGGAGGTCCTACCGGGGAAACTCCCGTGTCAGGTGACAAGAAGCGGTCTGCATGAGtccagttcagggctctccccagaccGATAGAGACGAGGTAGCGCCCAGGATCATGATATAGGAAAaaaactgggtgataaataaatgggttacaaaatcgtgggttaaaataaaaaaaacaacaacatacatttagattttttatgtAGTATCACTTTAACTAAAAATATAGATCTCAGTGGATTTTGAGTACAGACATACTGTACACCTCGAAGTACAGTAGCTATTTGACAGATAGCACGTTTGTGAGACTTTGCCTTTTAAAACAGTAATAATGAAACCTGAAGTTTTGCTGTTTGTACTGCAAAGTAACACAAACGTGTGTTGTTCTGAATtagaatgaataaaatgtagggAAAATTGCATATACTTATGAGGAATAAGTGGTTCAAACCATTTAGCTCAACCACGTGCTTAGAGGCCCACTTCTCTCTGTGTGCCAGCTGAGTTACTGGGACATCTCTCTGGCGGTGCACTTTTTGTATCGTAATGTGCTACAAAATGATTTGTAGCCGGCCTTGCCTTTCACAATGATATAATGCTCCCCTAAACATGGACCTTGTCAAGGTGATTACTATGTCTTAGCTATTTAATATTTGGGTAAAATTGAACTGAATGAACACTTGACATTTAAAAACCGGTACTTTAATAAagtatcattatatctgtcagTGACTTGGATACATGATCAATCTAAATGCAGAACTGTATCATAGTACCAGCCAGAGGAAAGATGGGATCATGTTTCACTACATCTTGACTCATATAGAGCAATATATTAAATTTAGTTACATTCTGATATGATGATACATTATCCAACAGTTACCACATTTTAAGTTGTGACAAGGTGTCCTACAAACAACCTTCAGGTGAAATTGCCTGTGGACCACTGTGCCGTGTTTGCTAAATGTTAATTTATGTACctcatgttgtgtgtgtatgcatgtctcGAAGATACTATTAATAGCACATGTGATTCTGCCTGgcgtgggagagagagagagatgtaagGGGGGGAGGGAAGAGATACCCCTTCAGCTATTGACTATACAGAATTGCAAGAAGGTGCCATGAATGCTAATAGAAGACACTTGCAGGTCTCAGTAGCCCTtcttccccctctcctcccctttTGCCTTGCTAGTGGCcttgcagcagcagccagtaGTAGGATTATGAtgcttctcctctctgctcctcccctCGGGGGCTCCATCGTTGCCATGGTTGGCCCGCcctagaggaggaggaggaggaggaggaggaggaggagggacaggGCAGAGGAGGCTTCCTGCTCACTACTCAAGGCAGAGCAAAGGGCACCTCGCTCTCAGATGACACCTCCTGCTTCCCTGAACGTCCTTGAGAAATGGACCCCGGTATTGTTTAGTAACCAGTGTACTTCAGAGGGTGAAGTAATGTAGGTAGTCATTCAGCAGTAATGTAAAATGTCAAAGGACTATTCAGTGTTGTCTTTAGCCCAGATCTTCAAGTAAATGGCTTTATTTGATCCCCTATATTCTGATGACATTTAAACGTAAGGTTATGGCAGGCCACATTTAAGAGCCACTCCAGTTTTATctgttaaacattaaaatgactGCAGTTATCAGCTAGTGTATTTTCTGTCAAATATCCTCCTAGGGACTGTACCGTTAGAGTATTCCTAAAATCATTTATACAATCACGACTTGTTTACTCTAAAGATAAATGGTGGATACAAGGCATTACAGCTGTTTCGTGTACCTattatgtcttttgtttatttgttgtgtgCACTTTTGTCTTCACATCATAGACACCCTCCTACACAGATCGTATAAAAACAGCATACAGCCTACAGCTACTACAGCATGGGAGGAAGCATTAAACCAGCGTTGAGCCCCACTTCTGTGATAAGGTTTGACTGTCTCTGTCTTTCAGAACCAAAGATAAATGCCTCTGATCACACCATCCTGTCAATGGACACCCCTGCCAAACCCCCACCAGTTACCCTGCAGTGTAACCTCACAACGGCCCACACTCCCCACAAGGAAAGCTTCTGGGTAAAGAATGGAAAAGAAATCGCAAACACACGGACGGAGCAGAGGAACACAGCATACAGGTGACAAACAGCTTTGCCTCTATGTAGTAAGTAGGGCATATTCTGGGAGAGAGGTAACTGCAGGGAATAGATGCTCCCAGCAATTAAATGTGAATACGAATTTATCTACAATTTATCTAAATGTTTCACGTAAGATGTAAGTGGGTATGCAAGCTGGGGTTATCTTGCATGGTAACATCTGAGGCTCAAACGGTGGGGGTCTGTAGAGCAGGACCATGCTGAGACAAAAGCAGTACACTGATTGACTTCACTTCAGAATAGAAGTGTTGCCCACATTCTCAGAAATAGTAACTCAGTATGCCTCAGTATTTTGTTGTTAATGTGTCAGAGCACAGTGTTGCAGATCTGTTGTGGTTAAGATGCATGTTTTGCACGTTTCTGTAGACATGGGAGAaacaaaaacccacagaagatcCAGACAACTGCAAGTAGTTACTGAGGCAATTAATAAGCACACTTGTCTCTCCATTTTAATGGAAAATGCTTTGCTCGAGGGTTGACTTCTTTATCATATAAAGTTGTTAATAGCCTATCTCCAGACTGCCATTGATCTCAATCAATGCTGAGGTAATTCTGGGCATTCTCCCGTATTtgattttccaaacaaatgtgcaaaaCTGCCTGAAGCAAAATATTGAACCATACCTATGcatttaattacaaaaaagcgACCAATACCCTAAAGTAAAGACTAGTTGTTGGTTCCTGCTGTCACACAGCATAACCATTGAAGCACAAAGCTACTGTTGCCCCCATAGACATACCACAGACTCTCCCTAGCCACAAGATAAGACCAATTGGTCACTTCCTTGTCACATTACATCAGGGATACTCTGTAGATTACAGCTAAAATGCCCGTGGTGCCCTTCCCTGCAGAATCCAAAGCTGTTGTTCCGTAATTTAACAGCATAATGCTAACATTTTGTCTCCCACGGTATTGTAAGCCCCCTCAAGCTTTCAGTGCTGTAGTCCAAACTAATTATTCGAGTTAAACTGAAATTAGTTGACTTTATTTACTTCAGTTTATGTGACTGGTCCATTAAAATGATGGAGTAACttagtgttttgtattttgtcatAGAATCGCTAAACCACGGGCAGATGATTCTGGGGAATACATGTGTGTTTACACATTTGAGATGGCACCGAATGCAAATGCTACAATTGAAGTAAAAGGTAAGATTTCTCTGTCACCTATTAACACCTGAACTATTGCCTCATTGCATGCGCCACACATTATcacttgtgtaaaaaaaatgtgggacAACTGCTTTAGCCTATGATGTGTTTATATTCTGAATAAGCCCTGGCTTTAGTCATCTGTGGCTTTCTACCGAGAAATTGAGAGAAAAAGgtgtccaaaaaaaaagtgaaccaCCCAAAGCTGTGTGAAGACGGTCTCTGTTGACAAAGATGTTTGAAATAATCCAGTGCAGTGGTGATGACAAGGGACAATCCTAAGGCTGTTGTCACTCTTGGCTTCCACTAAGACAACAGTCTAGCAAAATGGACAGGCACTGCACATGCTCACTGAAACCTGCAAACATAAAGCCCACGAGGAGTGATCCTTAACAGCAGTTATACATGTTTGAAAACTGATGTTTTAAGGTTTGTATATTACTCCTATTATCATAGAAATAATGGATTAATTAGAGAATGTATGTCATACCAAAAGACTCTAACCAATGAACTACTGTCTTGGTTTCATTCAAGCTGACAGCAAAGCCATCAACTTGAATAAAGAATCTTCTCTGAAAAAGGGCAAGTGAAACCCTGTTCAAGAGAAGCTTGCCTGTGTGTAGTGCTTAAGCCAATTTGCTGTGGCATGGCTATGGTGCATACTGAGCATGCCCTGCCTCTTATTCCGCGGCTGTCTTAAAGCGATGCCTGATTGCGTAACATGGGTGATGACCGTGTGTGTTCTGCTTTCACTGGATTGTGAGATGATGGGACTCATCGCCATTCAAACTGAAGTGTCCTAGCCATCACTAGGCTGCAGGCCTGTGACTGTTGAGGCTTGCTATGTGTCCCCTGAAGGGAAAAAGTCAGTCTTTTAACTAAACTGATGATGCATGCCCTTTAAATAGGCCTGCATTCTATgtctaaaaaatattaaactgaatgttTGGAGGTTAAGAGTATGTGCTAATGCTGGATCCAAACAAAGCATTTTCTTCAGTTCTTAAATGCTCTTGTGATTTTCTAGAGGTGTTTGAGATCTTTTGTGACCCAGGTAGCAAGCCCACTGTTATGCCAGCCAGCTTTGCACTGCGCTTCTGGCAGCAGTTCACTGAGATCCCTCGCCTACAGTGTCCTTGGCACACTCATCCTTGCAGGACTCAGCTCAGAGGCAACAGATGGAGGGTTCTGTGATGTTGTAGGATTAAGGCTCTGAATCCGGTCCCAGCCATCTCTGTGGCAGCAGTGGAGTTTATTGTCTGTGATACTAAGCTTACCACAGATACATATTTGGTACCTTATATGTCTCTAATTTTTAAGTAAACGTTAAGCCCATTTTTCTATAAAAAATTTTAACATGCGTAGTGATGGTTTAAAATTTTCCACAATAAAACGCAGATTGATTTATCAAATTTATACAATTATTCACACATTCCCCCCCAAAAATTAAGATATGTATGAAGGATTTAATTAAATGGTTCTTTAACATCTGATGTTGTCTTAATCAGCTTTCTTCTATTCTTTCTGACAGCTTTGACCTTGCTCCTCGTCACACACCGTTCTCGCATTCCTACGTCACTTTACCTCTGTCACGCACAGATTAATAATCACAGCAATAGTAGTCAGCAGTGTGAAATGGAAGTTTCTGCCTGGTTTAGCGCCACTCTGAGGGCTGTCTCTGTGCTGTCTGTCACTGACATAATACAGTCAGGATAAGGCACAAATGAGCTTGGCCACTCCCCTGCTCAGGGAGCACGTGTGCACCATAATTAGAGTGGGGTGATGTCACCAAAGAGCTCAGACCCCTCCTGCTCCATTATCCATGCGCAGCTGAAAAATGCTCACTCCAGGCCTCTCTCTTATCCTGCTTAATTGCATGGAAGGAATTATTGTAATTTTCAGGATTAGTGGGAAAAGCAGGAACAGTTATCTTCCTGATGCTGTGCAGTTCTCACCTTTGGGAGGGACTGGGTTCTATTGATGGACCAGTTTGGCTTGGCATCTGTTGCAGGGCTTAATGACATATGCCgaaatgtattaaattcataacctttgtgttgcatttttatcatCAGTGTATTCATTAATTAGTGACAATTTACACCATTTTACTTTGGCTCAAAATCTCTTTTGTCAAATTCACTGTGGGATTATTGTGAATGGGAACATCTGGAAACTCATATCACACTGATCCACCTCTTCCCTGACCTCATTATGAATTGTATTAAAATGCCTTTATCTCTTCCAGAGTGATATTCCCCATTGCTGGGGTTTGGTGGTGGGGGTATACGTGCGAACAAAATATAACTGCAATGAAATAACTGCAGTACTGCACAGCTGAAACTATACTTTTTATTAAGAGTTGTAGTCCACCCCTGCTTCCAGGCAAGCCTCTATTCTACTTGACTCAAATTAGTTTTACAAATAAGGTTTCTTTCATTCATCTACTGATGCACTGAAAGGCAtactgtgttattttcactAGATTCAAGGCAAATCCGGTATCTActactaaaaaaatattaatgttattactGTATGCCTTAAAAAAATCCTCATTATACAGGAAGAGGCAAAGTATTTTTGTAAGCATTCATCAGCTACAGCCCCTATGAGGTTTTGACTCCTTGATCAATACCCTTGTATCATGTGTTggcttgtctttttttagaaagaataaaaaaaccctATGAGTATGAGTCAAGTGGAAAAGAAGATACCCTTGAAATGTTtgtaacatgaaaaaacacaaattcagcAATGACTGTGTGAGATACTGTGAAGTTAATATAAAGTAATGGAATACGTTAAACTAACTGATGCAATGTGATGCATAtggtttttgaaaataaatgacaaGAGCCCACTAACTATGCTTCTTCTTGACTGTAATAGCTTGAAATTAAAATGAGCCACTTCAGTGTATCAACCCGCTATAGAGAATCTTAATTACACTCCTCTCTCTGACATAGACATCTGAATAAcacaaattattactgtagcCAGATCAGCCAATCATGCTTTCCTTATTCATGCCATCTGGTAGGAGTTAAAACGTGCCTTTGAATGTCTTCCTTCTGCCAACTCAGCTAATGatgatgactttatttatttattttacctttccAGCTAAACCTGATATCACTGGCCACAAGCgaagtgaaaataaaaacgagggagaaaatgcaacactttactGCAAGTCTGTTGGTTATCCACATCCCAACTGGACATGGCGTAAAATGGACGGAACATCCTCAACGGTATGTGTACatttatacagtgtgtgtgtgtgtgtgtgtgtgtgtgtgtctatatatgtatatgatgtCTGGATATGTGTATAGGTACCACAGGAGACACAATAGAGGGCATACTATATGATATTTTCAATGTAATCAACTTTGAGAAATGGTAATTGTGTTCCAGGACATTGACAACTCCACTGGACGCTTTTTCATCACCATCAGAGACAACTACACAGAGCTCAATGTTCTAAACCTGGATATAAACAGTGATCCTGGAATATACCAATGTAATGCCACTAACGTGATTGGAAACACTGCTGAGACCACTATACTACGGGTACGCAGCCACCTTGCACCGCTTTGGCCTTTCCTGGGTGTGCTCGCGGAAATCATAATCCTTGTAGTCATCATCGTTGTGTATGAGAAACGCAAGAGGCCAGACGACATTATTGATggtaagaaaacattttctgtgttaCGAGCAGTGGGcactaataaacaaataatgaaaatagatatgacattattattttcaaattacAACACTGCAGTTTGACacctttaaagtgttttaatgtATACTTTTAATACATACATACCTACATAGTGTAAATACTGCCCTGAAACTGAGACTGAAGGCCTTTACACACTGTGGGCGTTTTCCCCCAATGTGATCAATTCACAAAtcgtatatatattttttttccctttttgtcaTGAGTACTTTTACAGAGAATGTAAATATTATATGAGGAAAAGGTGACTTTTTTTCAGGAATGAGATCTGGTCTTTAAGTTTTCGCAATGTGAATAAAGGCATCACCTATTCATGTTGTGAGGAACGGACATATTCAAAACTTACAGCACAGTGTAGCCAAAAACATCGAAGCTTCATATGCCGAATCAAGACAAACCAGATCCACTCCTACTGTTCTtcactttcacaataaaagccctaggCATACACCCTGCATAACTGTTTTCCAGAGGGAACTTAAATTTAAAAGTAAACTCAATAAAATAGTTTACAGTAGCCAGCGCTGTACAAAAACTGGCATCAGACAGCCTGCCAGACACTGCTCTGGGTGAAAAAGATCCTTGTAGTTGGTCCTCTGCCTGTAAAAATCTATTCAGACCTTTTATTGAACAAGTGTTGCAACTGTCCTCAAATTTGCATCAGAGCTGATCCAAAGTTTTGATGAAATATCCCCAGGcaagtattttgcattttgtgtcttttatttgtcacGCCCCCAGTGTGTAATGGCCGTAGCCCTTTATAGGGCCCTCATGGAAACAGTTGGAAATTGATAATTTCAACCCTAAAGTGTTATTGGatgatattacaagacttttactattgtgactttttttttttaatgtttaattttttgttgCAAATCTAGGTCAATttagctattattattatcctgatAGGTCAGATGCCatggtgtcactatctgtgacgtGGC
The Centropristis striata isolate RG_2023a ecotype Rhode Island chromosome 2, C.striata_1.0, whole genome shotgun sequence DNA segment above includes these coding regions:
- the LOC131985037 gene encoding neuroplastin-like isoform X1 encodes the protein MHPNAVMLAVVLLGNLMLPFISAQNAGFVKSPMSETKLTGDTFELYCDVVGNPTPEIQWWYAEVNRADSFKLLWDGARKRRVSINTAYGANGVSVLGITRLTLEDSGTYECRASNDPKRNDLRQNPASTWIRAQATISVLQKPKINASDHTILSMDTPAKPPPVTLQCNLTTAHTPHKESFWVKNGKEIANTRTEQRNTAYRIAKPRADDSGEYMCVYTFEMAPNANATIEVKAKPDITGHKRSENKNEGENATLYCKSVGYPHPNWTWRKMDGTSSTDIDNSTGRFFITIRDNYTELNVLNLDINSDPGIYQCNATNVIGNTAETTILRVRSHLAPLWPFLGVLAEIIILVVIIVVYEKRKRPDDIIDDDEPVGQMKTNSTNNHKDKNIRQRNTK
- the LOC131985037 gene encoding neuroplastin-like isoform X3 yields the protein MHPNAVMLAVVLLGNLMLPFISAQNEPKINASDHTILSMDTPAKPPPVTLQCNLTTAHTPHKESFWVKNGKEIANTRTEQRNTAYRIAKPRADDSGEYMCVYTFEMAPNANATIEVKAKPDITGHKRSENKNEGENATLYCKSVGYPHPNWTWRKMDGTSSTDIDNSTGRFFITIRDNYTELNVLNLDINSDPGIYQCNATNVIGNTAETTILRVRSHLAPLWPFLGVLAEIIILVVIIVVYEKRKRPDDIIDDDEPVGQMKTNSTNNHKDKNIRQRNTK
- the LOC131985037 gene encoding neuroplastin-like isoform X2, translated to MHPNAVMLAVVLLGNLMLPFISAQNAGFVKSPMSETKLTGDTFELYCDVVGNPTPEIQWWYAEVNRADSFKLLWDGARKRRVSINTAYGANGVSVLGITRLTLEDSGTYECRASNDPKRNDLRQNPASTWIRAQATISVLQKPKINASDHTILSMDTPAKPPPVTLQCNLTTAHTPHKESFWVKNGKEIANTRTEQRNTAYRIAKPRADDSGEYMCVYTFEMAPNANATIEVKAKPDITGHKRSENKNEGENATLYCKSVGYPHPNWTWRKMDGTSSTDIDNSTGRFFITIRDNYTELNVLNLDINSDPGIYQCNATNVIGNTAETTILRVRSHLAPLWPFLGVLAEIIILVVIIVVYEKRKRPDDIIDVGQMKTNSTNNHKDKNIRQRNTK